The Desulfobacterales bacterium genome window below encodes:
- a CDS encoding phosphopantetheine-binding protein, which yields MTENYTDEKIFLTIRDIVAQALRVDITRIEMEARIFTDLEAESIDILDIRFRIEQAFGFKISDDDVMRHIGEDLSAEEIQEQFTVESLVEYVKERLAEKETV from the coding sequence ATGACTGAAAATTATACGGATGAGAAAATTTTTTTAACAATTCGAGACATCGTCGCTCAGGCGTTACGAGTAGACATAACAAGAATCGAAATGGAGGCACGCATCTTCACTGATTTAGAAGCTGAATCCATTGACATTTTGGATATCCGTTTTCGGATAGAGCAGGCCTTCGGATTTAAGATTAGTGATGACGACGTGATGCGACATATTGGAGAAGATCTCAGTGCAGAGGAAATTCAAGAGCAATTTACCGTGGAAAGCCTCGTTGAGTATGTAAAGGAACGGCTTGCAGAAAAAGAGACGGTGTAG
- a CDS encoding beta-ketoacyl-[acyl-carrier-protein] synthase family protein — translation MNPRRVVITGLGAISPYGIGVDLYWNNLVKGKSAAKMIESFDASGLPTQFAAPITQDEQQLESLVENQKSTKTMSKAIKLAVISAQEAVESAGLDFSLIDPYRVGVSMGVGGLGLWDLEHSKHMLRVVTDSTEEDSTLCYAKVWQNQLTQVHPLTSLKALPNMAAAHIAISYNARGHCQTITTACTSSSQAIGEAYRLIKNDDADVVITGGSDAMVNPNGMIAFSMLGVISKNNAEFQDAARPFDKRRDGFMVGEGAAVFMLEEYEHCRKRNGNPLAEIIGYASTCDAYRLTDEPAEAWGATEAMRFVLREAMINPEEVDFINAHGTGTQMNDKNETYAIKKVFQDHAYHIPVNSTKSMVGHLVAAAGAIELVGCVKSIHEQVIHPTINYLEPDPDCDLDCVPNESREAKANVVLSNSFGFGGQNACLLMRSI, via the coding sequence ATGAATCCACGGCGAGTTGTCATCACGGGACTAGGCGCTATTAGTCCTTATGGAATCGGGGTTGATCTTTACTGGAATAACCTGGTCAAAGGAAAAAGCGCTGCAAAAATGATCGAGTCGTTTGATGCGTCTGGGCTGCCGACCCAATTTGCTGCGCCAATTACGCAGGATGAACAGCAGTTGGAAAGTCTGGTTGAAAATCAAAAATCTACCAAAACGATGTCAAAGGCAATCAAGTTAGCCGTCATATCGGCGCAGGAGGCTGTGGAAAGCGCTGGATTGGATTTTAGCCTGATAGATCCTTATAGAGTCGGCGTTTCCATGGGAGTTGGCGGTCTGGGTCTATGGGATTTAGAGCACTCTAAACATATGCTCCGGGTTGTGACTGATTCTACTGAGGAAGACAGTACGCTGTGTTATGCCAAAGTCTGGCAGAATCAGCTAACCCAGGTTCATCCGCTCACCTCTTTAAAAGCCTTACCCAACATGGCGGCGGCCCATATAGCCATTAGCTACAATGCACGCGGACACTGCCAGACAATTACGACAGCGTGTACATCTTCAAGCCAGGCGATTGGCGAAGCCTATCGCCTGATAAAAAATGATGACGCTGATGTCGTTATCACGGGCGGCAGCGATGCGATGGTGAATCCCAACGGTATGATTGCCTTTAGCATGCTCGGTGTGATTTCTAAAAATAACGCTGAATTTCAAGATGCCGCCCGCCCGTTCGACAAAAGACGCGATGGTTTTATGGTCGGAGAAGGCGCGGCTGTTTTTATGCTTGAAGAATATGAGCACTGTCGTAAGCGCAACGGCAATCCTTTGGCGGAAATCATCGGATATGCCAGCACGTGTGACGCTTATCGACTAACCGATGAACCGGCTGAGGCCTGGGGAGCGACCGAAGCCATGCGGTTTGTTTTACGTGAAGCGATGATAAATCCTGAAGAAGTCGATTTTATCAATGCGCATGGCACCGGTACACAAATGAATGATAAAAATGAGACGTACGCCATTAAAAAAGTTTTCCAAGATCATGCCTATCATATACCGGTTAATTCCACCAAATCGATGGTAGGTCACCTGGTTGCTGCCGCCGGAGCGATAGAATTGGTCGGGTGCGTAAAATCGATACATGAGCAGGTAATCCATCCCACCATTAATTATCTCGAGCCGGATCCTGATTGCGATCTGGATTGCGTGCCCAACGAGAGTCGTGAAGCAAAAGCAAATGTGGTTCTGTCAAATTCATTCGGATTTGGTGGTCAAAATGCCTGTTTACTGATGCGATCCATTTAA
- a CDS encoding SDR family oxidoreductase gives MEKKAALVTGGTRGIGRAVVTQLADHGYEIILANYLQNDVEAKKTQAILKSKGASCALIKANLANPDDIDNLFKEVENRCNHIDAFVHCAALNAFKPLIKIKPNQWDLTLNINARGFLYCVQKSVPLMPTGGSIVAISSLGSTRVIPNYGAMGPTKSALESIVRYLAAELAPEKIRVNAICGGIIETDSLKQFPDAENYLNKVVEHTPAGRIGKPEDIAHAVLFICSQAAEFICGQVFVVDGGLSLF, from the coding sequence ATGGAAAAAAAAGCGGCTCTGGTAACTGGCGGCACTCGTGGTATTGGCCGGGCAGTCGTAACGCAACTGGCAGATCATGGCTATGAAATCATATTGGCAAATTATTTACAAAACGACGTCGAAGCTAAAAAAACGCAGGCCATTTTAAAGTCAAAGGGAGCGAGCTGTGCACTTATAAAAGCAAACCTGGCAAACCCGGATGATATCGACAACTTGTTTAAGGAGGTTGAGAATCGTTGCAACCACATCGATGCATTTGTGCATTGTGCAGCTCTGAATGCATTTAAGCCACTGATAAAGATTAAGCCCAATCAATGGGATCTAACGCTTAATATCAATGCGCGCGGTTTTCTTTACTGCGTACAGAAATCTGTACCGTTAATGCCAACGGGGGGAAGCATTGTTGCCATATCAAGCCTCGGCAGCACCCGAGTTATACCCAACTATGGTGCCATGGGACCGACAAAATCAGCTCTGGAGTCAATCGTTCGATACCTGGCCGCTGAGCTGGCGCCGGAAAAGATCAGGGTTAATGCAATTTGCGGCGGCATCATTGAAACCGACTCTCTGAAGCAATTCCCCGATGCTGAAAATTACTTAAACAAAGTTGTCGAGCATACGCCGGCCGGTCGTATCGGAAAGCCGGAAGATATCGCCCATGCCGTCCTGTTTATATGTAGCCAAGCGGCTGAATTTATTTGTGGTCAGGTGTTTGTTGTTGATGGTGGATTGTCTCTTTTTTAA
- a CDS encoding 3-hydroxyacyl-ACP dehydratase FabZ family protein: protein MRYLLIDRIEYLEVNKSIRALKSVALSEDVFHDHFFGYPVMPGALQIESLAQAGTALLEYSADFKKKALLVMVGEAKFRKMVRPGDQLSVNGTLLSVSERSAQMDGEIWVAEKLVMNARLTFALDDADRFYPIKMRQFMETIYDVWLEDTEFKNDRGGK from the coding sequence GTGCGCTATCTGTTAATTGACCGGATAGAATATCTTGAAGTCAATAAGTCCATCCGGGCCCTGAAAAGCGTTGCGCTGTCAGAGGATGTATTTCATGATCATTTTTTTGGTTATCCTGTGATGCCGGGCGCTCTGCAAATTGAATCACTGGCTCAAGCAGGAACCGCCTTGTTGGAATATTCCGCCGATTTTAAAAAGAAGGCCCTTCTTGTCATGGTGGGTGAGGCAAAGTTTCGCAAAATGGTCAGACCAGGAGATCAGCTTTCAGTCAATGGAACGCTTTTATCGGTTAGCGAGAGATCGGCTCAAATGGATGGCGAAATTTGGGTTGCCGAAAAGCTGGTGATGAATGCGCGCCTCACTTTTGCATTGGATGATGCGGATCGGTTTTATCCCATTAAAATGCGCCAATTTATGGAAACAATTTACGATGTTTGGCTGGAAGATACTGAGTTTAAGAACGACAGGGGGGGTAAATGA